A region of the Legionella sp. PATHC035 genome:
GCCCTAATTTTTTAAAGTATAGTTTAAAATCTCATTCCGATGTTATGATTAAATAAAAATGTTTTTTTATTCATCAACGTGGCGCATTGCAAATAATGAACGAAATGAAACCTGAGCAATTAAAAAATTTAATTAACGAAGCAACTCACAGTATTGAATCATCCCAAAATCTTCTCCAGGAACTACTGAATTATCCCACAGAAGAAGACTCTTCAATGGAAGATACCATTTGCTCAATCCAATTAGTTCTCCAATATCGTTTAAACAGTCAGGATGCTCTTGCTATTCTGTTAAGCATTGATCAAAACGTGCTTTTTCTCCTAGGCATTCAACCTCGACATTCCCCTAAAATGAACCTTGATCGCCTTGCCTATGCTTTGGGGAATGAAGATTTGAAGCAACTACTCCATGCGCTTTCTCTACTCGTTAATTCCTTATTAAAGATCGCAAACCGATATCAAAAAAATCATTTAAGTTTTGAATTAAGTCATCAAAGAAAACCCAGCCGACAGAATATGCTGATTAAAGGGATGCAAAAACTAATTTCACAACAAAATCATTTTTTAAATTTGATAAAAAAACTTGAAGAAAACGTCACTCTGCTTTTAGAGTATCAGTCCGTTGGACCACTATTTGATCATATAGCTGCACTTAGAGGACCAATTTCACAATATTACCAGGCCCTATTGAATGGTCTTGATGAAACCAAACAACTGTACGAAAAAATCAATAAGCCGGAATTGCTGGAGCACAAAGTAGAACTTCTTTTAAAACAAGCTGAAGAAGTACTCAACATCATGCCTTCCCTATACAAACCTCGCCCTTCGTACAGCCCGCAACCAAGCAAGCTGTCTGCTGAACAACTGGAACAACGTGCAACTGCAAAACGTTTGCGCCCTTTTTTCTAAGAATTTAACCGTTCAGACAATAGTGCCAACTTAAGGCATGTAGCCTGGATTAGACGAAGTCGTGATCCGGGATTAGGGGCATCCCGTATTACGCTGCGCTAATACGGGCTACATATAAAAGCTTAAGTTAACGCATTGACTGTTCAGTGAATTGGACATGAACGCTTATAAATAACAACCCACCCCATCATAACCAATCACATGGCATGACTTGTAAGCACTTTGCTCCAATCGATAACTTACAGAACCATAATAAGCAATAATGTTTCCATTTTTATCTTGTTCTATATGAGGCTTTTGGAAACTCTCGGCAATATCACAATTCGTATGATTTTGGATCCAAACCCCATCTCCTGAAACAATGCGCACCTTGCCAGGAGTTAAAGCGTTCTTCCCACAACCCTTCATTGCTAAATGCTCTGCTTTAGGGGCAGAAAAGATAAGATCATAACCTGCCGCAGCTGCTTTAACTGCGTTTTCAGCATCTAGAATGCCATGTCCGCAAGGCTTTTTACCGACACACGATTTATTGGGGTCAGTACTCACACCAAAATCATGGGTTGTGGTGTACAGGAGTTGTTCCACTTGTTCTGGGCTCAATCCTTTTTCACTCGCAGCTAAAATCAATCCAGCAACACCCGCAACATGTGGCGTAGCCATACTTGTTCCTTGATAAAAATCAAACCCTGATCCATTATAACCCCCACCTGGGTTCACAGTAGATAAAATCCCTCCCCAAATACCATAACGCTTGTCTCCGCCTGGAGCAGCTAAGGTAACACTTGGCCCATAGTTGGAAAAATAGGATCTAAGGCCTTCAGGGCCAGTAGACGCGACTTTAATGGTTCCATTACAAATTGCTGGCGCATTAAAATGCTCCCAGACGTTGTCATTTCCAGCCGCAACGGCCAATACCGCGCCTTTCTTGCGTGCAAAAAAGACTGCTTCTTGTAGGGCTTGGTCACAATAATCAATTTCGTCTTTAGGGCCCCTATCCACCCCAAAGCTCATATTCAATATTTTTGCTGGATGAATGTTAGTCGGAACGCCTGGAACCTCGCCACCCACAGCCCAATATATCGCGTTAATCACTGAACTTTCATAAAACATGCCATTAGCAGCAGGGATTTTTAAAGGAAGAATTTTTAAATCCTCGCCCATACCGCTCATGACACTCCCATAACCTGCAATGGTTCCTGCAACATGAGTACCATGATAAGAGCGGGTTTCATCGATCAAGTTATTATTATTTCCTGCAAAATTCCAACCCCATAAATTACCTACACTGTCCTTGACCAAGTTGTTGATTAGACTATCATTTAAAGCAATTCCCGTATCAAGGACGGCAACCACAATTGGCTTTTTAGAAAGCCCTGTAGTATAGGCCCAGGCACCATCTCTAAATCCAGGTTTCGATTCCAACATAATTCCGGCTGGACGAGTAAACTCATCCCATTGGCTTTCATGAGATAATAAATCCCCTGGACCTAGAATTTCAGGATCAGGAACCGGTTTAAAGTAACTGACTCTGTCTTTAACCGCATATAAAACTTGAGGGTTTTTACGCAAACGCTCCAAAATCGAAGAAGTTTCATCTTCATCATTTGCTTTAGCTGAGGGACTGTTTGTGGTGTCTAAAATTAATAAAAAAGCACCATTCGCCATAGGATTAACTTCTTTGACAGGCAGTTGGGTTACTTGTTTTATCTGTGACTTTAAAGAGGAAACGCTGGTTATTTGTTCTTTATATTTGATAATTACTCGAACTGCATTTTGCTCCGGTGCAGCGAAAACGCCATGAGCTATTGATAAAAGACCTAGACCTAAAATCCCTGATTTAAACATACAAAAATCTCCTTATAATATACATCGCAATTCAGTATGCTATAAGACACAGGGCAAAACAAGGGCAAACTTGTCCAAAAATGTTACTCTCCTATGCCTAATCTATGTAAATAAAAACTGCATTGAAATTCCTGGGACGCTCGATATACTGTATCTATCTCTTTGTTTTTATTAAACCATGTCATGGACTTGCGATCGCTTTTTTTTCAATCAGCCACACGCTTGATACGAAAGTTACAATCATGGTTTGGCCTAATCACTCTTGGTTCGCGGGCTATTATTTTAAATCCTGATCATCAGATCCTTTTAGTAAAACACACTTATCAGCCGCATTGGCATTTACCTGGCGGTGGCGTCAAAAGAGGCGAGTCGGCTCAAGAAGCCCTGATACGTGAATTAAAAGAAGAAGTTGGTATAATTCCTACTGAGGCACCGCAATTATTTGGTATTTATTTCCATACGTACATGGGAGTCAACGACTATCCGGTCATCTTTATCGTTAAAAGCTTTACCGCTGTAAACGCCTATTCTCACGAAATTGAACAGATGGCTTGGTATGATTACGACCAGTTGCCTGAGAGGGTAAGCCCAGGAACGAAACGTAGGCTTGATGAATATTTTGCACAAAGCGCACGCTCCGATAGGTGGTGACTTATTTTATCTGGAGTAGGTTGGGCCTTGGCCCAACAAATCAATGCGGTGATGTTGGGCTAAACCCTCAACTAATATCGATATTGCTCAGGTTTATAAGGACCATTAATCGCCACACCTAGATAGTCTGCTTGTTCCTTGGTGAGTTGAGTCAATTTTGCTCCGATTCTTCCTAAATGCAAACGGGCTACTTTCTCATCTAATAATTTGGGAAGAACATAGACATCTCGGCCATATTGAGCCGCATTTTTAAATAATTCGATTTGAGCCAAAATTTGGTTGGAAAAAGAGGCCGACATCACGAAGCTTGGATGACCTGTAGCACATCCTAAATTAACCAAGCGTCCCTCAGCCAGAAGAATTAAACGCTTACCGTCTGGAAATATTATATGATCAACCTGTGGCTTAATATTTTCCCATTGGTATTTCTTTAAACTCTGAACATCAATTTCGGAATCAAAATGACCAATGTTACATAAAATAGCCTGATTACGCATACGCTGCATGTGCTCATGAGTCACTACATGGTAATTACCGGTAGCAGTAACCACGATATCTACCTGCTCGGCAACATCATCCAGAGTCACAACACGATATCCCTCCATTGCCGCTTGCAACGCACAAATAGGATCAATTTCGGCGATTAAAACAATCGCACCCTGGCCACGCAATGCCTGCGCACAGCCCTTACCTACGTCTCCATAACCTAAAATTAGAGCTACTTTGCCAGCAATCATCACATCAGTAGCTCGTTTTATTCCATCCAATAAAGACTCACGACAACCGTACATGTTATCAAACTTGGATTTAGTAACTGAATCATTCACATTAATCGCAGGAATTTGTAAGGTACCGTTTCTGGCCATTTCATACAATCGGGCGACACCAGTGGTTGTTTCTTCAGAAACTCCTTTAATTCCTGATAATAACTCCGGAAATTTTTGATGTACGATTTGGGTCAAATCACCCCCATCATCCAGCAATAAATTAGGAGTCCAATGATTCGGCCCGGAAAGCGTTTGCTCAACACACCACCAATACTCTTCCTCAGTTTCACCTTTCCAAGCAAAGACAGGGATACCCTTGGCTGCTATGGCTGCGGCAGCATGATCCTGAGTAGAAAATATATTACAAGACGACCAACGAACCTCAGCACCTAAAGCAATTAATGTTTCGATCAATACGGCTGTTTGAATCGTCATATGCAAACAACCTGCTATACGGGCGCCTTTTAAAGGCATTTTTGCAGCAAATTCTTCACGCAAAGCCATTAATCCGGGCATTTCAGTTTCAGCGATCGCTATTTCTTTGCGCCCCCAAGAAGCCAGAGACATATCTGCTACTTTATAATCGTTTACCATAGTGCTTCCTGCTCCTGCTATATTGGCTAATTCCATTAGAGTCTCCTTTATAGGGCTTTACGTAACTCCGTCACTTTATCCAATCGTTCCCATGGAAAATTCTCACGTCCATAATGGCCGTAAGTTGCTGTTTGTTTGTAGATTGGGCGAAGTAAATCGTGGTGTTCAATAATGCCTTGTGGCGTTAAATCAAAATGGGTATGTATTAATTCAATGATTTCACTATCTTTTAAACGGCCTGTACCAAAAGTTTCAACAAAAATAGAGGTCGGTTCAGCCACACCAATTGCATAAGAAATTTGTAACTCGCACTTATCGGCCAATCCTGCTGCAACGATGTTTTTTGCCACATGTCGTGCCGCATAAGCTGCAGATCGATCGACTTTAGAAGGATCCTTACCCGAAAAACATCCGCCTCCATGTCGCGCCATACCGCCATAGGTATCTACAATGATTTTGCGGCCAGTAAGTCCACAATCTCCCAAAGGACCACCTATAACAAAACGACCTGTTGGGTTGATGAAATAGCGGGTCTTATGAGTTAACCATTCGGCGGGTAACGTTGTTTTAATAATCTCCTCCCGTACCGCCTCGATTAAATCACTGTATCGAATTTCAGCCGCATGTTGCGTGGAAAATACTACCGTATCCACTTCAACAGGAATTCCCTTTTCATATTTTAAAGTTAATTGACATTTCGCATCAGGCCGTAACCAGGGTAATGCGCCTGATTTACGTAAATGAGCTTGTTTTTCCATCAAACGATGAGCGTAAGCAATAGGAGCAGGCATGTAGACATCCGTTTCACGACTGGCATAACCAAACATTAAACCTTGATCCCCAGCGCCAAGAATTCGTGTTTCTTGATTATCAACACCCTGGGCAATATCAGGAGATTGTTTCCCTATAGCAGAAAGTACGGCACAAGATTCCCAATCAAATCCCATTTGTGAGCTGTTATAACCTATGTCTTTGACTACTTGCCGCGTTACTGCTTCAACGTCCACCCACGCTTTGGTAGTAATTTCTCCACCAACTAATACCATTCCTGTTTTAACGAACACCTCACAAGCGACACGCGCAGCGGGATCTTGTTGTAAAATGGCATCTAGAATTGCATCAGAAATCTGATCCGCGATTTTGTCAGGATGCCCTTCAGAAACCGACTCTGAAGTAAAGACGTGACTGTCATTCATTAGTTAATCCTCTTTAAATTTTTATATATCCTATTTCATCAACTGTATAAATTCATTAAATATTATTTCTATATCATGGGGTCCAGGGCTAGCCTCAGGATGTCCTTGAAAGCCGAATGCTGGCTTTTCCTTATGTTTGATACCTTGCAGGGTATTATCAAATAACGAACGATGCGTAATGGCAAGGCAATCAGGCAAACTCTCTTCATCTACTGCAAATCCATGGTTTTGGCTGGTTATAAAAACACGTTTTTGCCCTTCAGTTTCAATGACAGGATGATTTGCTCCGTGATGGCCAAACTTCATTTTTTTGGTCACTCCGCCACAGGCTAAAGCCAAAATCTGAAAACCCAAGCAAATGCCAAATAAAGGAATATTACGAGCCAAAAATTCTTGGGTTGCCCGAATGGCATAGTCACAAGCTTGTGGATCTCCTGGGCCATTTGATAAAAATACCCCGTCAGGATTCATCGCTAAAACTTCTGCAGCAGAGGTTTTTGCTGGTACTAAAGTTAAATGACACCCTTTGTCATGCAAAATACGTAAAATATTGTGCTTTACTCCAAAATCATAAGCAACCACGTGGTATTGTTGCGGCTGAGAGCCTTTACCCCATTCGCCTTGTCCCTCATGCCAGCGCTCTATGGTTTTTCTAGAAACTTCTAAAGCCAAATCAACTCCCTGTAAACCAGCGAAGGAGCGTGCTTTTGCCAAAACCAGCTCGGGATTGGCTACATCGGTACTAATGCATGCACCGACCGCACCATGCTCTCGTAAGCGAAGAGTCAAATCGCGGGTATCGATGCCTGCAATGGCAACTACATTATTTTTTTTGAGCCAATCAGGAAGAGATAATTCTGCACGATAATTACTATGGATTATAGACGAATTACGAATCACCAAGCCCGCAGCCCAAATTTTATTAGATTCCATATCTTCATGAGTACATCCTGTATTGCCTACATGGGCTGTAGTCAAGGTAATGATTTGGCGTGCATAGGAAGGATCCGTAAGCATCTCCTGATAACCGGTTAGAGACGTATTAAAAACCAACTCTCCGACAGAATCGCCTGTTGCTCCTACCGAAATTCCTTCGTAAATGGTGCCATCGGCTAACACTAAAATTGCTGG
Encoded here:
- a CDS encoding NUDIX domain-containing protein; the encoded protein is MIRKLQSWFGLITLGSRAIILNPDHQILLVKHTYQPHWHLPGGGVKRGESAQEALIRELKEEVGIIPTEAPQLFGIYFHTYMGVNDYPVIFIVKSFTAVNAYSHEIEQMAWYDYDQLPERVSPGTKRRLDEYFAQSARSDRW
- the ahcY gene encoding adenosylhomocysteinase, which produces MELANIAGAGSTMVNDYKVADMSLASWGRKEIAIAETEMPGLMALREEFAAKMPLKGARIAGCLHMTIQTAVLIETLIALGAEVRWSSCNIFSTQDHAAAAIAAKGIPVFAWKGETEEEYWWCVEQTLSGPNHWTPNLLLDDGGDLTQIVHQKFPELLSGIKGVSEETTTGVARLYEMARNGTLQIPAINVNDSVTKSKFDNMYGCRESLLDGIKRATDVMIAGKVALILGYGDVGKGCAQALRGQGAIVLIAEIDPICALQAAMEGYRVVTLDDVAEQVDIVVTATGNYHVVTHEHMQRMRNQAILCNIGHFDSEIDVQSLKKYQWENIKPQVDHIIFPDGKRLILLAEGRLVNLGCATGHPSFVMSASFSNQILAQIELFKNAAQYGRDVYVLPKLLDEKVARLHLGRIGAKLTQLTKEQADYLGVAINGPYKPEQYRY
- the carA gene encoding glutamine-hydrolyzing carbamoyl-phosphate synthase small subunit; the protein is MMNQPAILVLADGTIYEGISVGATGDSVGELVFNTSLTGYQEMLTDPSYARQIITLTTAHVGNTGCTHEDMESNKIWAAGLVIRNSSIIHSNYRAELSLPDWLKKNNVVAIAGIDTRDLTLRLREHGAVGACISTDVANPELVLAKARSFAGLQGVDLALEVSRKTIERWHEGQGEWGKGSQPQQYHVVAYDFGVKHNILRILHDKGCHLTLVPAKTSAAEVLAMNPDGVFLSNGPGDPQACDYAIRATQEFLARNIPLFGICLGFQILALACGGVTKKMKFGHHGANHPVIETEGQKRVFITSQNHGFAVDEESLPDCLAITHRSLFDNTLQGIKHKEKPAFGFQGHPEASPGPHDIEIIFNEFIQLMK
- the metK gene encoding methionine adenosyltransferase; the encoded protein is MNDSHVFTSESVSEGHPDKIADQISDAILDAILQQDPAARVACEVFVKTGMVLVGGEITTKAWVDVEAVTRQVVKDIGYNSSQMGFDWESCAVLSAIGKQSPDIAQGVDNQETRILGAGDQGLMFGYASRETDVYMPAPIAYAHRLMEKQAHLRKSGALPWLRPDAKCQLTLKYEKGIPVEVDTVVFSTQHAAEIRYSDLIEAVREEIIKTTLPAEWLTHKTRYFINPTGRFVIGGPLGDCGLTGRKIIVDTYGGMARHGGGCFSGKDPSKVDRSAAYAARHVAKNIVAAGLADKCELQISYAIGVAEPTSIFVETFGTGRLKDSEIIELIHTHFDLTPQGIIEHHDLLRPIYKQTATYGHYGRENFPWERLDKVTELRKAL
- a CDS encoding S8 family serine peptidase: MFKSGILGLGLLSIAHGVFAAPEQNAVRVIIKYKEQITSVSSLKSQIKQVTQLPVKEVNPMANGAFLLILDTTNSPSAKANDEDETSSILERLRKNPQVLYAVKDRVSYFKPVPDPEILGPGDLLSHESQWDEFTRPAGIMLESKPGFRDGAWAYTTGLSKKPIVVAVLDTGIALNDSLINNLVKDSVGNLWGWNFAGNNNNLIDETRSYHGTHVAGTIAGYGSVMSGMGEDLKILPLKIPAANGMFYESSVINAIYWAVGGEVPGVPTNIHPAKILNMSFGVDRGPKDEIDYCDQALQEAVFFARKKGAVLAVAAGNDNVWEHFNAPAICNGTIKVASTGPEGLRSYFSNYGPSVTLAAPGGDKRYGIWGGILSTVNPGGGYNGSGFDFYQGTSMATPHVAGVAGLILAASEKGLSPEQVEQLLYTTTHDFGVSTDPNKSCVGKKPCGHGILDAENAVKAAAAGYDLIFSAPKAEHLAMKGCGKNALTPGKVRIVSGDGVWIQNHTNCDIAESFQKPHIEQDKNGNIIAYYGSVSYRLEQSAYKSCHVIGYDGVGCYL